The genomic segment AGCAAAATTTCTTGATATTTTGCCCACAAATGGAATCTATTGATTCTTAAAGGCATTGTAGCATGTGTATACAAGAGAAGGTGAATCAAATTAGTAGTTAAAAAGATGTATTTTACTTTTCTTAATAACCAAATTATAAACTTCCATTTCATCATGTAAGCATTGGAAGGAGGATCGGTAGGATGATAGAAAGACATTAGAAGCCCGAACTATGTGGTGGAatgacctgaacctaaccctACCACACCCATTACCCGTTCCTCGCCTTTTACTCATAGCTCTTTGCCGTTTCTAATCTTCATGGAAACTTATAAGCACTGATCGGACTATTCCAAACCCAACCATAGCTAAACAACCAGTTGACATGCCCAAGTTATAGTGTCATAATAACGTGCCTTCTAATCCAACTCACTATCTGTTTTCCATTCTTGATCTTCAAAAAGATCTTCAGGAGGATCATAAACAGAATAACCAGGAAAAAGCTCCAAGAAGTCTGCTTTAACTTTCTCCCTCAATTCGGGATAGGGGACTAGCCCCTTCAGAATGACACGAAAAGGAAGGGAAAGAGGGGGATCAGGGGACTGCCTCATTTCATCATATATTTCCATTGCCTCATCAGGCAGTCCATTGTCCAAAAAACCCCGTATAATATCACCAAAGGTGTGCTGATCAAACAAGACCTCTTCTTTCTTTAAGTCGCCCCATACCCGTTTTGCTTCCTCTACTTTTTTGTTCCTTGCGAGCATCATGAGCATGTCTCTGTAAAAGAACATGTCTGGTCTGTACCATATCTCTTTGCGCACAACATCGTACAACTGTAAGAAGGAAAGAAGTTGATTTCAGCAAATTATTCTCCATATAGTGCAAATATGTTCCGAGGAGAGAAACATGAATTAGAAGATTCAGTTTTCACTATTTGATCCTGAAAAGAAATTACTCTGTACGGGAAAGGTAACCACAGGGGAAAATGCGGTAACGGTCACAATTGTAGTAACAAAACAAGTGATGCGGTAACGGTCGTACCGTCAAATATCGGCTGAAATCATGAGATAACCAATGACTCAGCCTAAAATACTGTTTTTTTACGCCTTGACATACATATCAGTTGGATAGATTTGAAAGCCTTTATTAAGCAGCCGATTCGATATGTCGCAGgcgccttgtttttgcactatgcacCTACCTTACCGAAGGATGAATATTAATTTCGAGTTTGCCGATATGTTGACATCTCTAAAAGAGGCAAGAATAGATGTAAGCAGCTACTTGAAAGACCCGACATGATGAGATTGAAAATAGTGATGTCAGTAGAGGTATGTGAAGGCCATCTGCATATGATCATCTGGATGATCAACAACTCTAGAGCAAGAGTTTCTAATGTAACATACTAGTCAAAATTTCCTTTCAATTTTCGATCACGAACTCTCTTAATTTCTCTTCATGTAGTAATACATAATCCCTAAGAATTGTATATAGTCCATACTCCATTTGCTCATCTACATTGCTCATAAACCCAAGCAGAACAAAAATGAATACTCTACCTCCATCAAGAACATGTCTGATTAACAACATTTTCAAAGCCATCCACGCCTTTCTCAAACCATTTCTTCCTTCATTCCACTCTTTTTCAAGGCTAATTACATATTATTAATCGCCAACAAAAGTAAAAACAGAAATTTGAAACCAATGACTTTCCCGACTTCTACAGTCAAGGAAAAGACATGATTCATTCATGCACTCTACAGGATATCTTCAAGTAACAGCTCATCTACAACCCCAATAAATAACCAGATTAACCAGATTCGGAGGCAATACACTTCAACT from the Amaranthus tricolor cultivar Red isolate AtriRed21 chromosome 12, ASM2621246v1, whole genome shotgun sequence genome contains:
- the LOC130828159 gene encoding pentatricopeptide repeat-containing protein At1g62350; the protein is MSGYIRFVQCLRRVIAISISTPIPNSTLETNLLYPKTLNPDFKKPQFSTSSSSAGGVWRDPNRISIWRRKKEIGKEGLIVAKELKRLQSNPIRLQRCIQSNVSRLLKSDLVSVLAEFQRQNQVFLSMKLYDVVRKEIWYRPDMFFYRDMLMMLARNKKVEEAKRVWGDLKKEEVLFDQHTFGDIIRGFLDNGLPDEAMEIYDEMRQSPDPPLSLPFRVILKGLVPYPELREKVKADFLELFPGYSVYDPPEDLFEDQEWKTDSELD